One genomic segment of Amycolatopsis sp. WQ 127309 includes these proteins:
- a CDS encoding DMT family transporter: MTTAGARGTVVQGRGLVPLALLSLVVTTALWGGTFVIVKGAIRLASPVDFLAVRFLIAFVVLATLRPRRVLRLSRDGLVRGALLGLTLGGAYLAQTYGQQYTSASMSGFITGMSVVFTPIIAGLVFRHRIGSMIWCAAAVATAGLAVMTLHGFTVGPGEGLTVLCALFFAVHLIALSEWSTAQDAYGLTVVQLGVIGLLCLALGSPGGLDLPADEGFWAAVIGLAIVATAAGYLVQTWAQAHLPASVAAVVLTLEPLFAGVFGVLVDHDELSGRIVAGGAMVVGAMCLAEFRSSPSPSKA; encoded by the coding sequence GTGACCACCGCCGGCGCCCGGGGGACGGTCGTGCAGGGCCGCGGCCTGGTCCCGCTCGCGCTGCTGTCCCTCGTCGTGACCACCGCCCTGTGGGGCGGCACGTTCGTCATCGTGAAGGGCGCGATCCGGCTGGCGTCCCCCGTGGACTTCCTGGCGGTGCGGTTCTTGATCGCCTTCGTGGTGCTGGCCACGCTGCGGCCGCGGCGAGTGCTCCGGCTGAGCCGCGACGGCCTGGTCCGCGGCGCACTGCTGGGGTTGACGCTCGGGGGCGCGTACCTCGCGCAGACGTACGGGCAGCAGTACACCTCGGCGTCGATGTCCGGATTCATCACCGGCATGTCGGTGGTGTTCACCCCGATCATCGCCGGACTGGTCTTCCGGCACCGGATCGGCTCGATGATCTGGTGCGCGGCGGCGGTCGCGACGGCCGGGCTGGCGGTCATGACGCTGCACGGGTTCACGGTCGGCCCCGGTGAAGGCCTCACGGTGCTGTGCGCCCTGTTCTTCGCCGTACACCTCATCGCACTCAGCGAGTGGTCCACCGCCCAGGACGCCTACGGCCTCACCGTCGTCCAGCTCGGCGTGATCGGCCTGCTCTGCCTCGCGCTGGGCTCGCCCGGCGGGCTCGACCTTCCGGCGGACGAGGGCTTCTGGGCCGCCGTGATCGGGCTGGCCATCGTGGCGACCGCGGCCGGCTACCTCGTCCAAACCTGGGCCCAGGCGCACCTGCCGGCTTCGGTGGCGGCCGTCGTACTCACCCTGGAACCGCTGTTCGCGGGAGTCTTCGGTGTCTTGGTGGACCACGACGAGCTGAGCGGCCGGATCGTCGCGGGCGGAGCCATGGTCGTCGGCGCGATGTGCCTGGCCGAATTT
- a CDS encoding TauD/TfdA family dioxygenase has translation MKEASRTSRADIREPSGHTLDLLHRTTSALVAEGVAADSLHAHTHRIPGSLIVALGDLTGTPRSHDGYCVIEGILSGYPDSAGPTPSSWKTADPERTRELDIAFALLAGAAGRPFGWKAQQAGRLVHDIVPSKGSETLQVGASSTVKLEWHTEDSYHPDRPELLLLACVRNPDRVGTDIASVRQADLTDEDIAALSTTPVLLYPDDSYPGSWSDTDDPARMLTLWETTDGLCMRFDPPYTKLPDAQPALRSAWERLGEALDRCATTVTADPGDVVVVNNDVAAHARRPFKARYDGTDRWLKRILARSTHVRPETERHEPGYHQVQVGPYPSLFADR, from the coding sequence ATGAAAGAGGCTTCACGAACTTCTCGGGCGGACATACGCGAGCCCTCCGGTCACACCCTGGATCTGCTCCACCGGACGACGTCCGCTCTGGTCGCCGAGGGCGTCGCCGCCGACAGCCTGCATGCCCACACCCATCGGATTCCGGGCAGCTTGATCGTCGCGCTCGGCGACCTGACCGGGACACCACGGTCGCATGACGGTTACTGCGTCATCGAAGGCATCCTCTCCGGCTACCCGGATTCCGCCGGGCCGACGCCGTCCTCCTGGAAAACCGCCGACCCGGAACGGACGCGCGAACTGGACATCGCGTTCGCGCTGCTCGCCGGAGCTGCGGGGCGTCCGTTCGGCTGGAAAGCGCAGCAGGCCGGGCGGCTCGTCCACGACATCGTTCCCAGCAAGGGCTCCGAAACCCTGCAAGTCGGCGCCAGCAGCACGGTCAAGCTGGAATGGCACACCGAGGACTCCTACCACCCGGATCGTCCGGAGCTGCTTCTCCTGGCCTGCGTGCGCAACCCCGACCGGGTCGGGACGGACATCGCCAGCGTCCGGCAGGCGGACCTGACGGACGAAGACATCGCGGCACTGAGCACCACCCCGGTGCTGCTCTATCCGGACGACAGTTACCCCGGAAGCTGGAGCGACACCGACGACCCGGCACGAATGCTGACCCTGTGGGAAACCACCGACGGTCTGTGCATGAGGTTCGACCCCCCTTACACGAAGCTGCCCGACGCCCAGCCGGCACTACGTTCCGCCTGGGAGCGGCTGGGCGAGGCACTGGATCGTTGTGCCACCACGGTGACGGCCGATCCCGGCGACGTGGTCGTCGTGAACAACGACGTCGCCGCGCACGCCCGGCGCCCCTTCAAGGCCCGTTACGACGGAACGGATCGCTGGCTGAAGCGCATCCTGGCGCGGAGCACCCACGTCCGTCCGGAGACCGAGCGCCACGAGCCGGGTTATCACCAGGTCCAGGTCGGCCCGTACCCGTCCCTGTTCGCCGACCGGTGA